The Streptomyces sp. V3I7 genome segment GCCCGGAGCTGTCGAGCTGGCGCTTGAGCTCCTGGAACTCCATGCCGGTCTCGGAGCCGTAGCGGTCGGTGGTGTACCAGAGCGTCAGCGGGACCCGCTCCTTGATGCCCGCGCTCTGAAGGATCTTGCGGGCCTTGGGGACGCTGGGGTCGCCGTAGTCGTCGAAGAAGCCGGTGGTGTGGCCGGTCAGGCCCTTCGGGACCATCGAGTACAGGGGGTCGACGGTGTCCTTGTAGACCTTGTGCGCGATCGCGGCACGGTCGACGACCTGCGCGACCGCCCTGCGCACGGCGGGCTTCTCGATCCAGGGGTCCTTGGGGTTGAACACCAGGTAGCTGATGTCCGTGCCGACGCCGTCCACCAGCTGGAGGTAGGTCGAGGCGCTCTTCTGGAGCGAGATGATGTCGTCGGCGGCGAGACCGCGGTAGGTGACGTCGATCTTCCGGTCGCGCAGCGCCTTGACCATGGAGGACGAGTCCTGGAAGTAGCGGATCGTCACCGCGTCGTTCTGGCGGTCGGCGAAGCCGTGGTAGTGGCCGTTGCGCTCCAGGACGGCCGTGCTGCCGTCCTGGTACGACTGGAGGGTGTAGGGGCCGGAGCCGGAGATGTTGTCGCCCTTGTGCAGCGTCTTGGCGGGGTATTCGCCGGGATCGACGACCGACATGGCCGGGGTGGCGAGCACGAACGGGAAGGTCGTGTCGGGCCGGTTGAGGCGGAAGAGCACCTCGCGCTCGCCACGGGTCTCCACGTGGTCGAGGCTGCCGAGCAGTCCCGCCGGGCCGCCGGGGGCGTTGATGGCCCGGATGCGGTCGATGGAGTACTTGACGGCGTGCGCGTCCAGCGTGTGCCCGTCGGC includes the following:
- a CDS encoding ABC transporter substrate-binding protein, which codes for MFKRNRCLRQVAAVASISLLAGCGVFTDGDEESESPIVVGTTSSPSTLDPAASWDGSWELFRNVYQTLLAYPNGATTPQPDAAERCGFVDDANRTYRCELRPDMKFADGHTLDAHAVKYSIDRIRAINAPGGPAGLLGSLDHVETRGEREVLFRLNRPDTTFPFVLATPAMSVVDPGEYPAKTLHKGDNISGSGPYTLQSYQDGSTAVLERNGHYHGFADRQNDAVTIRYFQDSSSMVKALRDRKIDVTYRGLAADDIISLQKSASTYLQLVDGVGTDISYLVFNPKDPWIEKPAVRRAVAQVVDRAAIAHKVYKDTVDPLYSMVPKGLTGHTTGFFDDYGDPSVPKARKILQSAGIKERVPLTLWYTTDRYGSETGMEFQELKRQLDSSGLFDVTLKSRPWKTYVVGYQKGEYPVFGRGWSPDFPDADNFIAPFVGDQNALGTPYPVPEITGKLLPESRQQNDRADVVKQFKQAQDILAKDARLLPLWQGRQYVAASEDVSGGERALDPSTIMMMWELKRKTSW